In the genome of Microcoleus vaginatus PCC 9802, the window TTAAAATATATAAATTAATTGATTTTTCGTACCTTAGAGCTTATACCTTTTGACGAAAAAATCTCTCAATTAAGCGAGAGTAAAGTAAAACGTACAACCTTGCTCCGGCTCCGATTCCACCCAGATACATCCGCCGTGAAGTTCCACAATCTTTTGACAAATTGCTAAACCAATACCTGTCCCCGAATATTCTCTTTGAGTATGCAAGCGCTGGAAAATTTGAAAGATACGTTTTTGATGCTGGGGAGCAATCCCAATTCCATTATCTGAGACAGAAATTAACCAGTTTTCCTCCTGTTTGCAAGCGGTAATATGAACCACAGGCGGTGCGTCGTGGCGATATTTAATCGCATTGCTGACTAAATTTTGAAAGAGCTGTACGAGTTGAGAAATATCCCCCATTACCGCTGGTAATTCGCTGTAAGTGACAACGGCTTGATTCTCGCGTATCGCCCCTTGCAGGTTCGCGAGTGCTTGCTCGACTGCATGATTGCAATCTGTCAGTTCAAAAGGTTTCCGACTCCGACCAACGCGCGAATATTCGAGTAAATCGTCAATTAAAGTTTGCATTCTGGTGCAGCCCTGAACGATATTGCCGATAAACTTAGTACCTTGGGTGTCGAGTTGGTCTTTGTAGCGTTTTTCTAAAAGTTGAGCGTAACTGGCAATAGTTGCTAAAGGCGCTTGCAAGTCGTGAGAAGCCACATAAGCAAATTGTTCTAGTTCCGCATTTGAACGCGCCAATTCTTGGTTAGATTTTAATAGAGCAGATTCGGCGCGCTGGCGGTGCGATATCTCTTGTTGGAGTACCAAATTTTGCTCTTGCAGAGCTTTTTCAACGGCGCGACGGGTGCTGATTTCTTGTTGCAAAATTTGATTTTTCTCCTGAAGAGTCTTTTCGACTGCTAAGCGGCTCGTGATTTCTTCTTGCAGCAACATATTTTGTTCTTTTAGCTGCTTTTGTAAATTCCGCAGGCTGAGGTGACTTTCAATGCGGGCGAGCACTTCTTCAAACTGAAATGGCTTGCTGATATAGTCAACTGCTCCCACAGCAAATGCGTTTACTTTGTCGAAAACTTCATCTTTAGCGCTGATAAAAATTACCGGAATTTCGCGAGTTTTCGGCTCTAATTTCAAGTGCTGACAAACTTCGTAACCGTTCATTTCCGGCATCATTATGTCGAGCAAAATTAAATCGGGTGGATTAGAATTGCAGGCTCTCAAAGCCATTTTTCCGTTAATCACGCAGCGGGGGGTGTACCCCCTCTGAGTCAACATCGTAGACAACAGACGCAGGTTTTCTGCTGTATCGTCTACTACTAAAATGTTTCCTAACGGCGTCCCTGGTTGGT includes:
- a CDS encoding response regulator, which encodes MNNHQPGTPLGNILVVDDTAENLRLLSTMLTQRGYTPRCVINGKMALRACNSNPPDLILLDIMMPEMNGYEVCQHLKLEPKTREIPVIFISAKDEVFDKVNAFAVGAVDYISKPFQFEEVLARIESHLSLRNLQKQLKEQNMLLQEEITSRLAVEKTLQEKNQILQQEISTRRAVEKALQEQNLVLQQEISHRQRAESALLKSNQELARSNAELEQFAYVASHDLQAPLATIASYAQLLEKRYKDQLDTQGTKFIGNIVQGCTRMQTLIDDLLEYSRVGRSRKPFELTDCNHAVEQALANLQGAIRENQAVVTYSELPAVMGDISQLVQLFQNLVSNAIKYRHDAPPVVHITACKQEENWLISVSDNGIGIAPQHQKRIFQIFQRLHTQREYSGTGIGLAICQKIVELHGGCIWVESEPEQGCTFYFTLA